A portion of the Rubritalea squalenifaciens DSM 18772 genome contains these proteins:
- a CDS encoding DUF2752 domain-containing protein, whose product MLKAFQVLSEHWRKLCLAVLPLGCAVVAFLVYTKSVLLPPCLFNQWTGLLCPGCGMTRASHSLLHGEIAAGFAYNPLGVVLLPALLYGVGQELIAWAWEKPEWRLRLGARLPLIMAILVVGFGILRNLPGFDFLRP is encoded by the coding sequence ATGTTGAAGGCGTTCCAAGTCCTGAGTGAGCATTGGAGGAAACTGTGCCTGGCGGTACTTCCGTTAGGCTGTGCTGTAGTCGCTTTTCTGGTGTACACCAAGAGTGTGCTATTGCCTCCTTGCTTGTTTAACCAGTGGACAGGTCTTCTCTGCCCGGGCTGCGGTATGACCAGAGCGTCTCATTCCCTTCTTCATGGCGAGATCGCAGCAGGTTTTGCCTATAATCCGCTGGGGGTCGTCTTATTGCCAGCGCTTTTATATGGCGTCGGGCAAGAGTTGATCGCGTGGGCTTGGGAAAAGCCTGAGTGGCGCTTACGGCTTGGGGCCAGGTTGCCACTCATCATGGCCATCCTCGTGGTAGGCTTCGGCATTCTCAGGAATCTTCCTGGCTTTGATTTCCTGAGGCCGTGA
- a CDS encoding TRAP transporter large permease → MFLAILIIAFICLLLLEVPIAFAVGIATLLAAISLGDTDVLQNIASDMANSVSSFSLLAIPFFILAGDLMGAGGLARRLINFASALVGRIPGGLSLVNTLTCMLFGSISGSAAAAVSSIGNTLIPEMNKKNYGKDFNVAVTTAGSITGLLIPPSNSMIVYAVVASGVSISSLFLAGIVPGLLLGFVLMVTCLIVCKKKGYGQDTTGQTVEFVPAFLSALPSLMLVVIVLGGIFAGWFTATEASAIAVVWSLLLACVCYREISLKELPAVIARSARTTGVVLFLVAASSAMSQLLTAEQVPQLVSATLLSLSDNPIVILLIINIALLLVGTFMDITPAILIFTPIFLPVAIDLGMDPIHFGILLIANLSIGLCTPPVGTCLFVGCSVGKAKIAEVSRAMLPFYIAMILVLVAITYIPSISLWLPSLFE, encoded by the coding sequence GTGTTCCTCGCCATCCTCATCATCGCCTTCATCTGCCTCCTTCTGCTGGAAGTCCCCATCGCCTTTGCCGTGGGCATCGCCACGCTGCTCGCTGCGATCTCGCTTGGGGACACGGATGTCCTGCAAAACATCGCCAGTGACATGGCGAACTCCGTCTCCTCTTTCTCCCTGCTGGCGATTCCATTCTTCATTCTGGCTGGTGACTTGATGGGAGCTGGTGGTTTGGCACGCAGGCTCATCAACTTCGCCTCAGCCCTGGTGGGCCGTATTCCCGGCGGTCTCTCACTGGTCAATACTCTCACTTGCATGCTCTTCGGCTCCATTTCGGGCTCCGCTGCTGCCGCCGTCTCCTCCATCGGCAACACGCTCATTCCTGAAATGAACAAGAAGAACTACGGCAAGGACTTCAACGTGGCCGTCACCACCGCCGGCTCCATCACAGGTCTCCTCATCCCGCCATCCAACTCGATGATCGTTTATGCTGTGGTGGCATCTGGAGTCTCTATCTCATCCCTCTTCCTCGCGGGCATTGTTCCCGGTCTCTTACTCGGTTTCGTCCTGATGGTGACCTGCCTCATCGTCTGTAAGAAGAAAGGCTATGGGCAGGACACTACGGGCCAGACAGTCGAGTTTGTTCCCGCCTTCCTCTCTGCACTTCCTTCTCTGATGCTCGTGGTAATCGTCCTCGGCGGAATCTTCGCAGGATGGTTCACAGCGACAGAAGCTTCTGCCATCGCTGTAGTCTGGTCACTGCTGCTCGCCTGCGTTTGCTATCGGGAAATCTCTCTCAAAGAGCTACCAGCGGTCATCGCGCGTTCGGCCCGCACCACAGGCGTGGTTCTCTTTCTGGTGGCAGCCTCGTCAGCCATGTCCCAGCTCCTCACCGCTGAGCAGGTGCCTCAGCTTGTCTCCGCCACCTTACTCTCTCTGTCTGACAACCCCATCGTCATTCTGCTCATTATCAATATAGCCCTGCTGTTAGTAGGAACCTTCATGGACATCACTCCAGCGATCCTGATTTTCACCCCGATCTTCCTGCCGGTAGCGATCGACCTCGGCATGGACCCGATTCACTTCGGCATCCTGCTCATTGCCAACCTGTCCATCGGCCTCTGCACCCCACCCGTAGGCACCTGCCTGTTCGTCGGTTGCTCAGTGGGCAAAGCCAAGATCGCCGAGGTATCCCGCGCGATGCTTCCTTTCTACATCGCCATGATTCTGGTATTAGTAGCCATTACTTACATTCCCAGCATCTCCCTCTGGCTCCCATCACTTTTTGAGTAA
- a CDS encoding nitric oxide synthase oxygenase: MNLVLVDGLLMPWLYVCVQQRDAEQSLSEAGAFLCQMAQEGGEVSASRMDDVKSQLSEQGWWRMNQQELEWAGKWAWRNSEKCIGRLFWEKLEVVDAQDVTSAAEVFKACMQHLRKSTNGGKIIPMVTFFPPKRADGWEIKIHSHQLVRYAGYQLEDGSVLGDPDQVKMTQWAIELGWQPPADKSQFDVLPLIIEYPGEGVKCFPVPQDAVLEVPIIHRDFDWFAELGLKWHALPAVSNRVLDAGGMQFTAAPFSGYYMGTEIGARNFGDTYRYNMLKSVAKMMGLDTSKGDSLWKDRAMIELNSAVLYSFRQAGVTIVDHHTASRQFLQHIDNEEKCGRTVPGQWSWIVPPISGSACPVYHRGYSKERPKPRFRG, translated from the coding sequence ATGAATCTGGTATTGGTTGACGGGCTGCTTATGCCGTGGCTGTATGTGTGCGTGCAGCAGCGTGACGCAGAACAGAGCCTGAGCGAGGCAGGAGCATTCTTGTGCCAGATGGCTCAGGAGGGGGGAGAGGTGTCTGCTTCACGTATGGATGATGTTAAGTCCCAGCTTAGTGAGCAGGGATGGTGGCGGATGAACCAGCAGGAGCTGGAGTGGGCAGGCAAGTGGGCCTGGCGCAACAGCGAGAAGTGCATCGGGCGTCTTTTCTGGGAAAAGCTGGAAGTGGTGGATGCTCAGGATGTCACCAGCGCCGCTGAGGTGTTTAAGGCCTGTATGCAGCATTTAAGGAAGTCGACCAACGGGGGGAAAATTATCCCGATGGTAACCTTCTTCCCGCCGAAAAGGGCAGACGGTTGGGAGATCAAGATTCACAGTCACCAGCTTGTGCGCTACGCGGGTTACCAGCTGGAAGACGGCTCAGTACTGGGCGATCCGGATCAGGTGAAGATGACCCAGTGGGCGATCGAGTTGGGATGGCAGCCGCCAGCAGATAAAAGCCAGTTCGATGTCCTGCCTCTGATCATCGAGTATCCCGGTGAGGGCGTGAAGTGCTTCCCTGTACCTCAGGATGCCGTGCTGGAGGTGCCGATCATTCACCGTGATTTTGATTGGTTTGCTGAGCTAGGGCTCAAATGGCATGCCCTGCCGGCAGTTTCCAACCGGGTGCTGGATGCTGGGGGGATGCAGTTCACGGCGGCGCCTTTCAGTGGCTACTACATGGGCACGGAGATTGGTGCGCGTAACTTCGGGGACACCTACCGCTACAACATGCTCAAATCAGTGGCCAAGATGATGGGGCTGGATACCAGCAAGGGGGACAGTCTCTGGAAAGACCGGGCGATGATCGAGCTGAACTCGGCGGTGCTCTACTCATTCCGTCAGGCGGGGGTGACGATTGTTGATCACCACACTGCTTCGCGCCAATTTTTACAGCATATCGATAACGAGGAAAAATGTGGGCGCACGGTGCCAGGTCAATGGAGCTGGATCGTTCCTCCTATTTCAGGGTCTGCTTGTCCCGTGTATCACCGGGGGTACAGTAAGGAGCGTCCAAAGCCTCGCTTTAGAGGATAG
- a CDS encoding class II fumarate hydratase, which produces MSETRIESDSLGEVRIPSEALYGASTQRAVENFPISGTPVPPDIIQAFAIIKLAAAKANEKLDIIPQEYAELICQAANEIIDGQHAAQFPVDIFQTGSGTSTNMNMNEVIANRCSQLAGEQIGSKKPIHPNDHVNQSQSSNDTFPTAIHIAVALAFQHQLLPELHHFHGALLEKAHAFHEVYKIGRTHLMDATPMRLGQEFSGYARQLEKAIDRIKEAMHGLYELPLGGTAVGTGINCPHGFARMATEEIVDLTKLPFREALNHFEAQSSKDDLVHAHASLHTLATALFKMANDLRLLASGPRCGLGEITLPATQPGSSIMPGKVNPVMCESLTMVCARVFGNHSTVEHCNAGGQLNLNTFMPLMAYTILESTSLLSSAMHAFREKCLQGIQANKEHCAELIERSTAMVTALAPIIGYDQASKIAKQAMQEKRTVRDICLENLNQLGISKEKLDSLLDPANA; this is translated from the coding sequence ATGTCAGAGACACGCATTGAATCCGACTCACTCGGCGAAGTCCGCATCCCATCCGAAGCGCTCTACGGAGCCTCTACACAACGCGCCGTCGAAAACTTCCCCATCAGTGGCACTCCTGTACCTCCTGACATCATCCAAGCTTTTGCCATCATCAAGCTCGCTGCGGCCAAAGCGAATGAGAAGCTCGATATCATTCCGCAGGAATACGCGGAACTCATCTGCCAGGCGGCTAATGAGATCATCGATGGCCAGCATGCGGCGCAGTTCCCCGTGGACATTTTCCAGACTGGCTCCGGCACCTCGACCAATATGAACATGAATGAGGTCATTGCAAACCGCTGCAGCCAACTCGCCGGAGAGCAAATTGGCTCTAAGAAGCCCATCCACCCGAACGACCACGTCAACCAATCGCAGTCCTCCAACGACACTTTTCCTACTGCCATCCACATCGCCGTAGCCCTCGCCTTCCAGCACCAGCTACTGCCGGAGCTTCACCATTTCCACGGTGCCCTACTGGAGAAGGCCCACGCTTTTCACGAGGTTTATAAAATTGGCCGCACGCACCTGATGGATGCCACCCCAATGCGCCTTGGTCAGGAATTCTCCGGCTACGCCCGCCAGCTGGAAAAAGCCATCGACCGGATCAAGGAAGCCATGCACGGCCTCTATGAGCTTCCATTAGGAGGAACCGCCGTAGGGACTGGAATCAACTGCCCACATGGCTTTGCCCGCATGGCGACCGAGGAGATAGTCGATCTCACCAAGCTTCCTTTCCGCGAGGCCTTAAATCATTTCGAGGCGCAATCCTCGAAGGATGACCTGGTGCACGCCCACGCCTCCCTGCATACCCTAGCCACCGCCCTCTTCAAAATGGCTAATGACCTACGACTTCTGGCCTCAGGACCACGCTGTGGTCTTGGAGAAATCACCCTGCCAGCCACCCAGCCCGGCTCCTCAATCATGCCCGGCAAGGTCAACCCCGTGATGTGTGAATCCCTGACCATGGTCTGTGCCAGGGTCTTTGGCAATCACAGCACCGTTGAGCACTGCAATGCCGGTGGGCAACTCAACCTGAACACCTTCATGCCCTTGATGGCCTACACCATCTTGGAATCGACCAGCCTGCTCTCCAGCGCCATGCATGCTTTCAGGGAGAAATGCCTGCAAGGCATCCAGGCCAATAAAGAGCACTGCGCCGAACTGATCGAACGCTCCACGGCCATGGTTACCGCCCTCGCCCCGATTATCGGCTACGATCAAGCGTCAAAGATCGCCAAGCAAGCGATGCAGGAAAAGCGTACCGTCCGTGACATTTGCCTGGAGAACCTGAACCAGCTAGGAATCAGCAAAGAGAAGCTCGATTCCCTGCTCGATCCGGCGAATGCCTGA
- a CDS encoding TRAP transporter small permease yields the protein MLKLLRIICAVCLTSLLVTVLMVILKLFTWTSEFSEFMLVWTVMLGGALAYAENSHLGLDILVEKFDDATRRMALFISHFLILVFAASVLLYGGTNLMLERFSMGQLMPSLGISKGWLYLSLPIAGVFICLSALANLLPKKDGKAQPHSTVSDVENS from the coding sequence ATGCTCAAGCTCCTCCGTATCATCTGCGCGGTCTGTTTGACCTCCCTGCTCGTGACTGTCTTGATGGTCATTCTCAAGCTTTTCACTTGGACTTCGGAGTTCTCCGAATTCATGCTGGTCTGGACAGTCATGCTCGGTGGGGCGCTCGCCTATGCGGAGAACTCACACCTGGGACTGGACATTCTGGTGGAGAAGTTTGATGACGCCACCAGAAGAATGGCTCTCTTCATCAGCCATTTCCTGATCCTGGTCTTTGCAGCCTCCGTCCTCCTCTACGGCGGGACCAATCTCATGTTAGAACGCTTTTCTATGGGGCAACTCATGCCCTCCCTCGGCATCTCCAAGGGCTGGCTCTATCTCTCACTGCCTATCGCTGGTGTCTTCATCTGCCTATCTGCCCTTGCGAATCTTCTGCCCAAGAAAGATGGAAAAGCGCAGCCACACTCCACGGTCTCAGACGTGGAAAACTCCTAA
- the kduI gene encoding 5-dehydro-4-deoxy-D-glucuronate isomerase produces MNNHRTSSIETYPNFCTEDLRDSYVLDYLFTAGELQLTYTDLDRAIVGSAVPTDSALPLPAGDQLRADFFCQRRELGVINLGAAGTITVDGTSYPMANRECLYIGRGSQEVSFSSDDASSPAQFYLLSYPAHADYPTTHAKIEDANKLELGSQADANERHLFQYIHENGIRSCQLVMGFTVLKNGSVWNTMPPHTHDRRSEVYCYFDIAEGHQVAHFMGEPQETRVLWMQEKHVALSPSWSIHCGAGTNSYAFVWGMGGENQRFDDMDGFPITDLR; encoded by the coding sequence ATGAATAACCATCGCACATCTTCCATCGAGACTTATCCAAACTTCTGTACCGAGGATCTCCGTGACTCGTACGTACTCGATTACCTCTTCACAGCTGGTGAGCTTCAGCTTACCTACACCGATCTCGATCGCGCCATTGTAGGCTCCGCTGTACCGACTGACTCTGCACTACCCCTACCCGCAGGTGACCAGCTCCGTGCTGACTTCTTCTGCCAACGCCGTGAGCTTGGCGTCATCAATCTCGGCGCCGCCGGTACCATCACTGTAGACGGTACTAGCTACCCGATGGCAAACCGCGAGTGCCTCTACATAGGCCGCGGTTCCCAGGAAGTCAGTTTCTCATCAGACGATGCCAGCAGCCCAGCTCAGTTCTATCTGCTGTCTTACCCGGCGCATGCGGATTACCCGACCACCCACGCCAAGATCGAAGATGCCAACAAGCTCGAGCTAGGATCACAGGCGGATGCAAACGAGCGTCACCTCTTCCAGTACATTCATGAGAACGGTATCCGTTCCTGCCAGCTTGTCATGGGATTCACCGTGCTCAAGAACGGCTCCGTATGGAACACCATGCCTCCGCACACTCACGATCGCCGCTCCGAAGTCTATTGCTACTTCGACATCGCAGAAGGTCACCAGGTTGCCCATTTCATGGGTGAACCACAGGAGACTCGCGTGCTCTGGATGCAGGAGAAGCACGTCGCCCTCTCACCATCCTGGTCCATTCACTGCGGTGCGGGCACCAACTCCTACGCCTTTGTCTGGGGCATGGGCGGTGAAAACCAGCGCTTCGATGATATGGACGGATTCCCTATCACCGATCTGCGCTAA
- a CDS encoding SDR family oxidoreductase, with product MKLFDLSGKTALVTGCKRGIGLAMAKGLAEAGADVIGVSASLETSGSDAEKAVTAAGRKFTAYQCDFSNRDGLKKFIETVLDEHDAPDILVNNAGTILRAPAAEHSDEYWDKVIDVNLNSQFIISREFGAEMIKRGSGKIIFTASLLTFQGGITVPGYAASKGGIGQLTKALANEWASKGVNVNAIAPGYIATDNTEALRHDPIRSEQILSRIPAGRWGKPEDFVGPTVFLASQASDYVNGEILLVDGGWMAR from the coding sequence ATGAAACTATTCGATCTATCAGGAAAAACAGCTCTCGTCACTGGCTGCAAGCGCGGCATCGGTCTCGCTATGGCTAAAGGCCTCGCCGAAGCGGGGGCAGACGTCATCGGCGTATCCGCCTCTCTGGAAACTTCAGGCTCTGACGCGGAAAAAGCAGTCACCGCTGCTGGCAGAAAATTTACCGCCTACCAGTGCGACTTCTCTAACAGAGATGGCTTAAAGAAATTTATTGAAACCGTGCTCGATGAACACGACGCCCCAGACATCCTGGTAAACAATGCCGGCACCATCCTGCGTGCCCCCGCAGCAGAGCATTCAGATGAATACTGGGACAAGGTGATTGATGTAAACCTCAACTCACAATTCATCATCTCCCGTGAGTTTGGCGCTGAGATGATCAAGCGTGGATCAGGCAAGATCATCTTCACCGCTTCCCTGCTTACCTTCCAAGGTGGCATCACCGTTCCAGGTTACGCAGCCTCCAAAGGCGGCATTGGCCAGCTTACCAAAGCTCTCGCTAACGAATGGGCTTCCAAGGGGGTCAATGTGAATGCCATTGCCCCCGGCTACATCGCCACGGACAACACGGAGGCACTGCGTCACGACCCGATTCGCTCCGAACAAATTCTCTCCCGCATCCCGGCCGGACGCTGGGGCAAGCCAGAGGACTTCGTGGGACCTACCGTCTTCCTCGCCTCCCAGGCCTCCGATTATGTCAATGGGGAGATCCTCTTAGTCGATGGTGGTTGGATGGCCCGCTAG
- a CDS encoding TRAP transporter substrate-binding protein: MKKSQLILGILLGALLASGLFAYLGKQQLSSSSTGSSQQRELSIAHTLPTSHPVHQGIERFAKRLEALSGGQMTCTIYPSGQLGSETQYLEKLQSGSIDIAKTSAGPIANFVPRMQVFSLPYLFRDREHYWKVLDGEVGQGMLDKLSDRGEGKPSGIQGICFYDAGSRNFYTKEPVTKPEDLKGMTIRVMKDPVAISMMETFGSTPKPMPGGEIYSALQRGNIQGAENNPPTFMKDSHWEVCKHFTFDHHSRIPDVLSMSSKTWNKLTDQEKEWIKTAARESSLFQRQLWQEQSDLATEAMKEKGVTIHRPDPALFEKAASATSSQFMKGEVKTLAEQIKSTQ; encoded by the coding sequence ATGAAAAAATCCCAACTCATCCTAGGAATCCTCCTGGGCGCGCTGCTTGCGTCCGGTTTATTCGCCTATCTGGGAAAACAGCAGCTATCAAGCAGCTCTACCGGTAGCAGCCAGCAAAGAGAACTCAGCATTGCCCATACCCTGCCCACCTCTCATCCGGTTCATCAGGGAATCGAGCGCTTCGCCAAGCGGCTGGAAGCCCTCTCCGGAGGCCAGATGACCTGCACCATTTATCCATCCGGCCAACTGGGCTCAGAGACCCAGTACCTGGAAAAGCTTCAGTCCGGCTCCATCGATATCGCCAAGACATCTGCTGGCCCGATCGCCAACTTCGTTCCCCGCATGCAGGTCTTCTCCCTCCCTTATCTCTTCCGTGACCGCGAGCACTACTGGAAAGTACTCGATGGTGAAGTGGGCCAAGGCATGCTCGACAAGCTCTCCGACCGAGGCGAAGGCAAACCCTCTGGCATCCAAGGCATCTGCTTCTATGACGCAGGCTCACGTAACTTCTACACCAAAGAGCCTGTCACCAAACCGGAAGACCTCAAGGGCATGACCATCCGTGTGATGAAAGACCCGGTCGCCATTTCCATGATGGAAACCTTTGGCTCTACTCCCAAACCTATGCCGGGTGGCGAAATCTACTCAGCCCTCCAGCGCGGTAATATCCAGGGCGCGGAGAACAACCCGCCCACTTTCATGAAGGACAGCCACTGGGAGGTCTGCAAGCACTTCACCTTCGATCATCACTCCCGTATTCCTGACGTCCTCTCCATGTCCTCCAAGACCTGGAACAAGCTCACAGACCAGGAGAAAGAGTGGATCAAAACAGCCGCACGTGAGTCCTCACTCTTCCAGAGACAACTTTGGCAGGAACAATCCGATCTCGCAACTGAAGCGATGAAAGAGAAAGGAGTCACGATTCACAGACCTGACCCTGCCCTATTTGAAAAGGCGGCGTCCGCTACCTCCTCTCAGTTCATGAAAGGCGAGGTGAAGACTCTAGCAGAACAAATCAAGTCCACCCAATAA
- a CDS encoding CD225/dispanin family protein → MSAGQKHGPFEESELKSKLVRGDIRFDVLVWSEGMSGWKKVQDIPDFKDVERSLPKAVIPAKKIPPKPVEQAAGPVMGSATEPQESSPGARIPERRESRRRSKPQTGSPYVPNYLVHAIFCTICCCLPFGIAGILYATKVETYVRLGMMDAAWDASNKARMYCLTSIISSVVVFALYFLIGFAQL, encoded by the coding sequence ATGTCAGCAGGCCAGAAGCATGGGCCGTTTGAGGAGAGTGAGCTGAAGTCCAAGTTGGTCAGAGGCGATATACGCTTTGATGTGCTAGTGTGGAGCGAGGGGATGAGCGGCTGGAAGAAAGTGCAGGACATTCCTGACTTTAAGGATGTCGAACGCAGTCTCCCCAAGGCGGTGATCCCTGCTAAAAAGATTCCTCCGAAGCCCGTCGAGCAGGCAGCAGGCCCAGTCATGGGGAGTGCTACGGAGCCTCAGGAGAGTAGTCCGGGTGCCAGGATCCCAGAGAGACGGGAAAGCAGGAGGAGAAGCAAGCCTCAGACTGGTAGCCCTTATGTGCCAAACTATCTGGTGCATGCGATTTTTTGTACGATCTGTTGCTGCCTTCCTTTTGGGATTGCAGGGATCCTCTATGCTACGAAAGTGGAGACTTATGTTAGACTGGGGATGATGGACGCCGCCTGGGATGCATCCAACAAAGCCAGGATGTATTGTCTGACCTCGATCATCAGTTCGGTCGTCGTTTTTGCTCTCTATTTTTTGATCGGGTTTGCACAGCTATGA
- a CDS encoding sulfatase-like hydrolase/transferase — MPSRRDFIKYLGASGAAALSTKAKANHDSPSSSTKPNVVLVVADQWRASALEMGPSNDNTYQTTQLLQTPHLKSFGETGMRLDRCFATKPVCTPNRSAIITGQYPHETGMFNNNLMLPPDIPCMSDVFNDAGYRTYYVGKWHMDGGGKGTSGSPAAGWVPKNWRRRGLNQWDGMNRGHSYYNGSFMLDDDGSKIPVPTANPSGTLDEQLADFEPHRQVDLVMDYLTDHQANHDGENFFIWLNFGPPHDPFTPPAPFDTYNATSLVARPNNTDSSNMSALANYYGLCTALDYEFKRLSDHLESLGLTEDTIVVFTSDHGEMMGSHGYVRKGQPEDESWRIPFLVRWPQHVPASAVSDTAFSSTDIMPTLLGMCGLDIPDSVSGSDKSQLLYGNSIPDTPVYGENEGNGYSSGWRGIVKKIGGVTYKLILRVNRDVTPNEMYTGELYDLDNDPYELTNQVDNPSFAAIRTDLEDTIDQWRTETGDTYYPAQGTPMASGSYPSTATVNEDLNSKILKKDDGKHYLQVKSQSRIFFTMQESPDMSSGSWTDVGSAKHGNGNLLNFEIGDLGSLTFLGIPKMFYRVKAEESLVTGSTDFIEGGNISGSSSADWSNGAPSSAVPGTIGLDITSGTMGGGLNGQVITQLAGTILINSGTASSQAFDGSTKYTLVGGIFRRTTSHVLRLGQNSNISSVEFNIVGGLLDLSSSAGSTGLVFMGTDSVLNISGGTVDVSGNQIYLHDSSNHTDTAIINFEEESAGDVTCALLKFSSAKLGYINFETGSNGTLTVTDDISDASTGLTFEDLWNSGRLRYMDENTGNFSDHFQVSGSTLSLK; from the coding sequence ATGCCATCTAGACGTGATTTCATCAAATATCTCGGAGCCTCTGGCGCGGCAGCTCTCTCTACCAAAGCCAAGGCAAACCATGACTCACCCTCCAGCTCGACGAAGCCAAATGTCGTGCTGGTAGTCGCCGACCAATGGCGCGCCTCTGCACTGGAAATGGGTCCTAGCAATGACAACACTTACCAGACTACCCAGCTACTGCAGACCCCTCACTTGAAGTCCTTTGGTGAGACGGGCATGCGGCTTGATCGCTGCTTTGCCACCAAACCTGTCTGTACACCGAACCGCTCGGCAATCATCACCGGCCAGTACCCTCACGAGACGGGCATGTTCAATAACAACCTCATGCTTCCGCCAGACATCCCCTGCATGTCCGACGTCTTCAATGATGCGGGCTACCGCACTTACTACGTAGGAAAATGGCATATGGATGGAGGTGGTAAAGGCACGTCAGGTAGCCCCGCTGCCGGATGGGTACCTAAGAACTGGCGCCGCCGTGGCCTTAACCAATGGGACGGCATGAACCGCGGGCATTCCTACTACAACGGATCCTTCATGCTGGATGACGACGGCAGCAAAATACCCGTCCCAACCGCAAACCCATCAGGCACCCTGGATGAGCAACTGGCGGATTTCGAGCCTCACCGCCAGGTGGATCTCGTCATGGACTACCTGACAGACCACCAAGCAAACCACGACGGGGAGAACTTCTTCATCTGGCTCAACTTCGGCCCCCCACACGACCCTTTCACCCCTCCGGCCCCGTTCGATACCTACAATGCGACTTCGCTCGTCGCCCGCCCTAACAACACAGACAGCTCGAACATGTCTGCGCTGGCGAACTACTATGGTCTCTGCACCGCACTCGACTATGAGTTCAAGCGCCTTTCAGATCACTTGGAAAGCCTCGGACTCACCGAGGACACCATCGTCGTTTTCACCTCGGACCACGGCGAAATGATGGGATCTCACGGCTACGTCCGCAAAGGTCAGCCGGAAGATGAATCCTGGCGCATTCCCTTCCTCGTAAGATGGCCTCAACATGTCCCAGCCAGTGCGGTCAGTGACACGGCTTTCAGCTCCACCGACATCATGCCCACTCTGTTAGGTATGTGCGGGCTCGATATTCCCGACTCTGTATCTGGCAGTGACAAATCCCAACTACTTTATGGAAACTCCATCCCCGATACCCCCGTCTACGGGGAAAACGAGGGCAACGGCTATTCCAGCGGATGGCGAGGTATCGTCAAAAAAATCGGAGGAGTGACCTACAAGCTTATCCTCAGGGTGAATCGTGACGTCACGCCAAATGAGATGTACACGGGAGAACTCTATGATCTGGATAACGATCCCTATGAACTCACCAATCAGGTAGACAACCCTTCCTTTGCAGCCATCCGGACGGACCTCGAAGATACCATCGATCAGTGGCGCACAGAGACAGGCGACACCTACTACCCGGCACAAGGCACTCCCATGGCCAGCGGCAGCTATCCGAGTACTGCCACCGTCAATGAAGACCTTAACTCCAAGATCCTCAAAAAAGATGATGGCAAACACTACCTCCAGGTGAAATCCCAGTCCCGTATCTTCTTCACCATGCAGGAATCCCCCGACATGAGTTCCGGGTCCTGGACCGATGTGGGTAGCGCCAAACACGGCAACGGCAATCTTTTGAACTTTGAAATCGGCGATCTGGGTAGCCTGACCTTCCTGGGCATTCCTAAGATGTTCTACCGGGTCAAAGCCGAGGAAAGTCTGGTCACCGGATCGACCGACTTCATCGAGGGCGGCAACATCTCTGGATCCAGCAGCGCAGACTGGTCAAATGGAGCGCCCAGCTCAGCAGTACCCGGCACTATCGGGCTGGATATCACCAGCGGAACCATGGGTGGCGGGCTCAACGGACAGGTCATCACTCAACTAGCAGGAACCATTCTCATAAACAGCGGCACAGCCAGTTCCCAAGCCTTCGATGGCAGCACAAAATACACGCTGGTCGGGGGCATCTTCAGACGCACCACTTCTCACGTGCTCCGTCTTGGCCAAAACTCTAACATCAGCAGCGTCGAGTTTAACATCGTAGGCGGACTGTTAGATCTATCCTCTTCAGCTGGATCTACCGGACTTGTCTTCATGGGGACCGACTCGGTACTCAACATCTCAGGTGGCACTGTGGATGTTTCAGGCAACCAGATCTACCTCCACGATTCATCCAACCACACCGATACAGCGATCATCAACTTCGAGGAAGAAAGCGCCGGTGATGTCACCTGTGCCTTGCTCAAGTTTAGTTCGGCTAAGCTAGGTTACATCAATTTCGAGACAGGCTCCAACGGTACGCTCACGGTGACCGATGACATCTCCGACGCTAGTACTGGCCTTACTTTCGAAGATCTCTGGAATTCAGGGCGCCTACGCTACATGGACGAAAACACAGGAAATTTCTCAGATCATTTCCAAGTTTCAGGAAGTACCCTTTCCCTGAAGTAG